Proteins co-encoded in one Malus sylvestris chromosome 7, drMalSylv7.2, whole genome shotgun sequence genomic window:
- the LOC126630561 gene encoding uncharacterized protein LOC126630561 isoform X2, producing MQTRRSESIDIAPYNPEPEQILRKVRGEIKQNQALVSIPSASSPPHFSSIREEKPQGDMADNRTLRELATPNTDQQPLCITYPNEEGGCELKSGMIHYLPKFHGFSTEDANKHLMEFHVVCSGMRPANVDEEQVKLRAFPFTLEAKAKEWLYNLPPGSMNTWNQVKQAFLEQYFPATKAASIRKDICAIRQQHGEPFGDYYERFTHLVASCPNHQISEHLLIQYFYEGLCGTDRIMLDAASGGAFMDKTPTNAKALLKNIAGNTRQFGGRDELPFKKVNEVSANSSIELQLANLTNLVQQVIVAPKQVCGVCSMMGHATDMCPSLMDQGGLEQAHTLGGFQGQQRQKYDPYSNNYNAGWRDHPHLKWNNQDNGQQSVPNNYNRPPGFFQARPQAPFQPQQQQAPSKSLEDLIASLANSTQSHQQKTDKAIENLERQMSQLASLMGQQHQQGRLPSQTVVNPNAEQMNVVTLRSGKEIFKQDEDSTETEKSPKDTKLNKKDSDKVSKEIQNSFNSCVPIPFPRRFMKSKKEQTDKEILDTFRKVQVNLPLLDAIKQVPKYAKFLKELCTNKRRFNDQETVALSEEASAVLQRKLPPKLKDAGSFTIPCVIGGKEFGRALCDLGASINLMPYSVYESLNLGELKETKVIIQLADRSNRYPKGLLEDVLVQVNELIFPADFFVLEMEHDPMPTALPLILGRPFLRTARTKIDVYDGTLTMEIDGEIVKFRIFDAMRYLNDFESCFSIDAFDYFVQDCFNESVGQCNLEKVLVHSITHEKLNTFEHIDEELIQTMADLGSLSPIHGKSSAYFISLPISNKKNLPSVIQAPKLELKSIPEYLKYAFLGEEETLPVIISSQLTVDEMEKLIRVLKDHKTAIAWSITDIKGINPATCMHKILLEEGAKPTREAQRRLNPLMMEVVKKEVIKLLDVGIIYPISDSKWVSPVHVVPKRSGVTVVKNEANELVPTRHIISEKGIEVDKSKAELVSSLPLPTTVREVRSFLGHAGFYRRFMKDFSKISRPLCRLLQKDVSFDMNKECVVAFNKLKELLSTAPVIMPPDWSLPFELMCDASDYAVGAVLGQRVNKVPHVIYYASRTLNDAQLNYSTTEKEFLAVVFALEKFRSYLIGTKIIVFSDHAALKYLLTKKDAKPRLIRWILLLQEFDLEIKDKKGSENVVADHLSRLVHSNTEEDLIPLSESFPDEQLFSLKITDPWYADIINYKVIKKIPDDFTRAQKDKLVKTAKYYEWDDPYLWKYCTDQLIRRCVPESEFKSILTFCHSYACGGHFGAKRTALKVLESGFYWPSLFKDAYEFCATCDRCQRTGTFGYFHP from the exons ATGCAAACTCGAAGGTCCGAAAGCATTGATATAGCTCCCTACAATCCTGAGCCTGAACAAATACTTCGAAAGGTTCGAGGAGAAATCAAACAGAATCAAGCATTGGTGTCCATACCATCAGCATCGTCTCCACCACATTTTAGTTCAATAAGGGAGGAAAAACCACAAGGAGACATGGCTGACAACCGTACTCTGAGGGAGTTGGCAACGCCAAACACGGATCAACAACCATTGTGCATCACAtatccaaatgaagaaggaGGATGTGAGCTCAAGTCCGGCATGATTCACTATttgcctaagttccatgggttctCAACAGAGGatgccaacaagcatctcatggAGTTTCACGTGGTATGCTCAGGAATGAGACCAGCAAATGTGGATGAGGAGCAAGTCAAGTTGAGGGCATTCCCATTTACATTAGAAGCCAAGGCAAAAGAGTGGCTTTACAATTTACCTCCGGGATCAATGAACACCTGGAACCAGGTGAAGCAAGCATTCTTGGAGCAATATTTTCCGGCCACCAAAGCTGCAAGCATAAGGAAAGACATATGTGCAATCCGACAACAACATGGAGAGCCCTTTGGAGATTACTATGAGCGATTCACACATTTGGTTGCATCTTGTCCTAATCATCAAATTTCAGAGCATTTACTAATACAGTATTTTTATGAAGGATTATGTGGTACTGATCGTATAATGCTTGATGCAGCAAGTGGAGGAGCATTCATGGACAAGACGCCTACTAATGCTAAGGCATTGCTAAAGAACATTGCTGGCAACACACGACAATTTGGAGGGAGAGATGAGCTACCTTTTAAgaaagttaatgaggtaagtgctaatTCTAGTATTGAATTACAATTAGCTAACTTGACTAATCTTGTGCAACAGGTTATTGTGGCTCCAAAACAGGTGTGTGGTGTATGTTCAATGATGGGACATGCCACGGACATGTGTCCTTCGTTGATGGATCAAGGTGGTCTCGAGCAAGCTCATACATTAGGAGGATTTCAAGGGCAACAAAGGCAAAAGTatgatccatattccaacaACTATAATGCAGGATGGCGCGATCATCCACACTTAAAGTGGAACAATCAAGACAACGGACAACAATCTGTTCCCAACAACTATAACCGTCCGCCTGGCTTCTTTCAAGCAAGACCGCAGGCACCATTTcagcctcaacaacaacaagctCCAAGTAAGTCTCTTGAGGATTTAATTGCTTCTTTAGCTAACTCTACTCAATCTCATCAACAGAAAACAGATAAAGCAATTGAAAACCTTGAGCGCCAAATGAGTCAGTTAGCAAGTTTGATGGGACAACAACACCAACAAGGAAGGTTGCCTAGCCAAACCGTGGTAAATCCAAATGCGGAGCAGATGAATGTTGTGACTTtaagaagtggaaaagaaaTTTTTAAGCAAGATGAGGATTCAACAGAAACTGAAAAGTCTCCTAAAGAtacaaaattgaacaaaaaagatTCTGATAAGGTAagtaaagaaattcaaaattcatttaactcatgtgtccctattccttttcctcgtaggtttatgaaGTCTAAGAAAGAGCAAACTGATAAGGAAATCTTGGATACTTTCCGGAAAGTCCAAGTGAACTTACCTCTTTTAGATGCCATAAAACAAGTGCCCAAGTATGCAAAGTTCCTTAAAGAGCTTTGTACAAACAAGAGGAGATTCAATGATCAAGAAACTGTGGCATTAAGTGAGGAAGCATCAGCTGTTTTGCAAAGGAAGCTACCACCAAAGTTGAAGGATGccggtagctttaccattccatGTGTAATTGGAGGGAAAGAGTTTGGGAGAGCATTGTGTGATTTGGGGGCATCCATCAATCTGATGCCATATTCAGTGTATGAATCATTGAACCTTGGAGAGTTGAAGGAAACAAAGGTAATAATCCAGTTGGCAGACCGTTCAAATAGATATCCGAAAGGCTTATTGGAGGATGTACTTGTGCAAGTGAATGAGCTTATTTTTCCTGCtgatttttttgttcttgagaTGGAACATGACCCTATGCCTACTGCACTTCCTCTTATATTGGGAAGACCATTCCTTAGAACGGCACGTACAAAGATTGACGTCTATGATGGTACCTTGACCATGGAAATTGATGGAGAAATTGTCAAATTCAGAATCTTCGATGCTATGAGGTACCTTAATGATTTTGaatcttgtttctctattgatgcgTTTGACTATTTTGTGCAGGATTGTTTTAATGAAAGTGTGGGACAATGTAATTTAGAAAAGGTGTTAGTGCATAGCATTACACATGAAAAGCTTAATACTTTCGAGCACATTGATGAAGAATTAATTCAGACTATGGCAGATCTTGGGTCTCTTTCACCAATTCACGGTAAATCTtctgcctattttatttctcttcctatttctaacaaaaaaaatctcccttctgtgattcaggcaccAAAATTAGAGCTTAAATCGATTCCTGAAtatttgaagtatgcatttttGGGAGAGGAAGAAACATTACCAGTCAtcatatcatcacaactcacagtAGATGAGATGGAGAAACTGATCCGGGTACTGAAGGATCATAAAACTGCGATAGCTTGGAGCATTACAGATATAAAAGGTATAAATCCAGCTACATGTATGCATAAGATTCTGTTGGAGGAAGGTGCAAAACCAACAAGGGAAGCTCAACGTCGTTTAAACCCTCTCATGATGGAGGTCGTCAAGAAAGaggttatcaaacttcttgatgttGGCATCATATATCCTATTTCAGACAGCAAGTGGGTGAGCCCTGTTCACGTAGTTCCAAAGCGATCAGGAGTCACAGTTGTTAAGAATGAAGCTAATGAGCTAGTGCCTACAC ggcatatcatatctgaaaagggaattgaagtggataagtCTAAAGCAGAACTTGTTAGTTCTTTACCTCTCCCTACTACTGTcagggaggttcgttcttttctggGACATGCAGGTTTTTACCGCAGGTTTATGAAGGACTTCTCAAAGATTTCTAGACCGTTGTGTCGTTTGCTTCAAAAGGATGTATCATTTGATATGAATAAAGAGTGTGTGGTAGCATTCAACAAGCTTAAGGAGTTGTTATCCACAGCTCCTGTgatcatgccaccagattggagtttACCTTTTGAGTTGATGTGCGATGCTTCAGACTATGCAGTCGGAGCAGTTCTAGGGCAACGTGTCAACAAAGTGCCTCATGTCATTTATTATGCATCCCGGACACTTAATGATGCCCAGTTGAATTATTCAACAACAGAGAAGGAGTTTTTAGCTGTTGTATTCGCTTTAGAAAAATTTCGATCTTATCTGATTGGGACTAAAATTATTGTGTtttctgaccatgcagcattaAAGTATCTACTCACAAAAAAGGATGCAAAACCTCGACTCATTCGATGGATActtctacttcaagagtttgacttaGAGATCAAGGATAAAaaagggagtgagaatgttgtaGCAGATCATCTTAGCCGACTTGTGCATTCAAACACAGAGGAAGATCTCATCCCTTTAAGTGAGAGTTTTCCGGATGAGCAATTGTTTTCATTAAAGATTACTGACCCTTGGTATgcagatattatcaattacaagGTCATCAAAAAGATTCCGGATGATTTTACACGTGCTCAGAAAGATAAGCTTGTCAAAACCGCCAAATACTACGAgtgggatgatccttatttgtggaaatattgcacTGATCAATTAATTAGAAGGTGTGTCCCCGAATCTGAGTTTAAATCTATTCTAACTTTTTGTCATTCTTATGCATGTGGTGGCCATTTTGGAGCAAAGAGgacagcacttaaggtgttagagagtggattttattggccgagTCTGTTTAAGGATGCGTATGAGTTTTGTGCAACATGTGATCGTTGCCAACGAACAG
- the LOC126630561 gene encoding uncharacterized protein LOC126630561 isoform X1, whose amino-acid sequence MQTRRSESIDIAPYNPEPEQILRKVRGEIKQNQALVSIPSASSPPHFSSIREEKPQGDMADNRTLRELATPNTDQQPLCITYPNEEGGCELKSGMIHYLPKFHGFSTEDANKHLMEFHVVCSGMRPANVDEEQVKLRAFPFTLEAKAKEWLYNLPPGSMNTWNQVKQAFLEQYFPATKAASIRKDICAIRQQHGEPFGDYYERFTHLVASCPNHQISEHLLIQYFYEGLCGTDRIMLDAASGGAFMDKTPTNAKALLKNIAGNTRQFGGRDELPFKKVNEVSANSSIELQLANLTNLVQQVIVAPKQVCGVCSMMGHATDMCPSLMDQGGLEQAHTLGGFQGQQRQKYDPYSNNYNAGWRDHPHLKWNNQDNGQQSVPNNYNRPPGFFQARPQAPFQPQQQQAPSKSLEDLIASLANSTQSHQQKTDKAIENLERQMSQLASLMGQQHQQGRLPSQTVVNPNAEQMNVVTLRSGKEIFKQDEDSTETEKSPKDTKLNKKDSDKVSKEIQNSFNSCVPIPFPRRFMKSKKEQTDKEILDTFRKVQVNLPLLDAIKQVPKYAKFLKELCTNKRRFNDQETVALSEEASAVLQRKLPPKLKDAGSFTIPCVIGGKEFGRALCDLGASINLMPYSVYESLNLGELKETKVIIQLADRSNRYPKGLLEDVLVQVNELIFPADFFVLEMEHDPMPTALPLILGRPFLRTARTKIDVYDGTLTMEIDGEIVKFRIFDAMRYLNDFESCFSIDAFDYFVQDCFNESVGQCNLEKVLVHSITHEKLNTFEHIDEELIQTMADLGSLSPIHGKSSAYFISLPISNKKNLPSVIQAPKLELKSIPEYLKYAFLGEEETLPVIISSQLTVDEMEKLIRVLKDHKTAIAWSITDIKGINPATCMHKILLEEGAKPTREAQRRLNPLMMEVVKKEVIKLLDVGIIYPISDSKWVSPVHVVPKRSGVTVVKNEANELVPTRVQNSWRVCTDYRKINNTTRKDHFPVPFIDQMLERLAGHSHYCFLDGYSGYNQIAVAPEDQEKTTFTCPFGTFAYRRMPFGLCNAPATFQRCMELLVISTLEVDCRILAWGSSLDFTAN is encoded by the coding sequence ATGCAAACTCGAAGGTCCGAAAGCATTGATATAGCTCCCTACAATCCTGAGCCTGAACAAATACTTCGAAAGGTTCGAGGAGAAATCAAACAGAATCAAGCATTGGTGTCCATACCATCAGCATCGTCTCCACCACATTTTAGTTCAATAAGGGAGGAAAAACCACAAGGAGACATGGCTGACAACCGTACTCTGAGGGAGTTGGCAACGCCAAACACGGATCAACAACCATTGTGCATCACAtatccaaatgaagaaggaGGATGTGAGCTCAAGTCCGGCATGATTCACTATttgcctaagttccatgggttctCAACAGAGGatgccaacaagcatctcatggAGTTTCACGTGGTATGCTCAGGAATGAGACCAGCAAATGTGGATGAGGAGCAAGTCAAGTTGAGGGCATTCCCATTTACATTAGAAGCCAAGGCAAAAGAGTGGCTTTACAATTTACCTCCGGGATCAATGAACACCTGGAACCAGGTGAAGCAAGCATTCTTGGAGCAATATTTTCCGGCCACCAAAGCTGCAAGCATAAGGAAAGACATATGTGCAATCCGACAACAACATGGAGAGCCCTTTGGAGATTACTATGAGCGATTCACACATTTGGTTGCATCTTGTCCTAATCATCAAATTTCAGAGCATTTACTAATACAGTATTTTTATGAAGGATTATGTGGTACTGATCGTATAATGCTTGATGCAGCAAGTGGAGGAGCATTCATGGACAAGACGCCTACTAATGCTAAGGCATTGCTAAAGAACATTGCTGGCAACACACGACAATTTGGAGGGAGAGATGAGCTACCTTTTAAgaaagttaatgaggtaagtgctaatTCTAGTATTGAATTACAATTAGCTAACTTGACTAATCTTGTGCAACAGGTTATTGTGGCTCCAAAACAGGTGTGTGGTGTATGTTCAATGATGGGACATGCCACGGACATGTGTCCTTCGTTGATGGATCAAGGTGGTCTCGAGCAAGCTCATACATTAGGAGGATTTCAAGGGCAACAAAGGCAAAAGTatgatccatattccaacaACTATAATGCAGGATGGCGCGATCATCCACACTTAAAGTGGAACAATCAAGACAACGGACAACAATCTGTTCCCAACAACTATAACCGTCCGCCTGGCTTCTTTCAAGCAAGACCGCAGGCACCATTTcagcctcaacaacaacaagctCCAAGTAAGTCTCTTGAGGATTTAATTGCTTCTTTAGCTAACTCTACTCAATCTCATCAACAGAAAACAGATAAAGCAATTGAAAACCTTGAGCGCCAAATGAGTCAGTTAGCAAGTTTGATGGGACAACAACACCAACAAGGAAGGTTGCCTAGCCAAACCGTGGTAAATCCAAATGCGGAGCAGATGAATGTTGTGACTTtaagaagtggaaaagaaaTTTTTAAGCAAGATGAGGATTCAACAGAAACTGAAAAGTCTCCTAAAGAtacaaaattgaacaaaaaagatTCTGATAAGGTAagtaaagaaattcaaaattcatttaactcatgtgtccctattccttttcctcgtaggtttatgaaGTCTAAGAAAGAGCAAACTGATAAGGAAATCTTGGATACTTTCCGGAAAGTCCAAGTGAACTTACCTCTTTTAGATGCCATAAAACAAGTGCCCAAGTATGCAAAGTTCCTTAAAGAGCTTTGTACAAACAAGAGGAGATTCAATGATCAAGAAACTGTGGCATTAAGTGAGGAAGCATCAGCTGTTTTGCAAAGGAAGCTACCACCAAAGTTGAAGGATGccggtagctttaccattccatGTGTAATTGGAGGGAAAGAGTTTGGGAGAGCATTGTGTGATTTGGGGGCATCCATCAATCTGATGCCATATTCAGTGTATGAATCATTGAACCTTGGAGAGTTGAAGGAAACAAAGGTAATAATCCAGTTGGCAGACCGTTCAAATAGATATCCGAAAGGCTTATTGGAGGATGTACTTGTGCAAGTGAATGAGCTTATTTTTCCTGCtgatttttttgttcttgagaTGGAACATGACCCTATGCCTACTGCACTTCCTCTTATATTGGGAAGACCATTCCTTAGAACGGCACGTACAAAGATTGACGTCTATGATGGTACCTTGACCATGGAAATTGATGGAGAAATTGTCAAATTCAGAATCTTCGATGCTATGAGGTACCTTAATGATTTTGaatcttgtttctctattgatgcgTTTGACTATTTTGTGCAGGATTGTTTTAATGAAAGTGTGGGACAATGTAATTTAGAAAAGGTGTTAGTGCATAGCATTACACATGAAAAGCTTAATACTTTCGAGCACATTGATGAAGAATTAATTCAGACTATGGCAGATCTTGGGTCTCTTTCACCAATTCACGGTAAATCTtctgcctattttatttctcttcctatttctaacaaaaaaaatctcccttctgtgattcaggcaccAAAATTAGAGCTTAAATCGATTCCTGAAtatttgaagtatgcatttttGGGAGAGGAAGAAACATTACCAGTCAtcatatcatcacaactcacagtAGATGAGATGGAGAAACTGATCCGGGTACTGAAGGATCATAAAACTGCGATAGCTTGGAGCATTACAGATATAAAAGGTATAAATCCAGCTACATGTATGCATAAGATTCTGTTGGAGGAAGGTGCAAAACCAACAAGGGAAGCTCAACGTCGTTTAAACCCTCTCATGATGGAGGTCGTCAAGAAAGaggttatcaaacttcttgatgttGGCATCATATATCCTATTTCAGACAGCAAGTGGGTGAGCCCTGTTCACGTAGTTCCAAAGCGATCAGGAGTCACAGTTGTTAAGAATGAAGCTAATGAGCTAGTGCCTACACGTGTGCAAAATAGTTGGAGAGTTTGTACAGACTATCGGAAGATAAACAACACCACACGCAAGGATCACTTTCCAGtcccattcattgatcaaatgttagaaaggttagctggtcattctcattattgttttcttgatggctattctggatataatcaaattgcaGTTGCTCCAGAGGATCAAGAAAAGACGACTTTCACATGTCcatttggtacatttgcatatCGAAGGATGCCGTTTGGACTTTGCAAcgcacctgccacatttcaaaggtgtatg